Proteins found in one Pseudomonas sp. P8_241 genomic segment:
- the rarD gene encoding EamA family transporter RarD produces the protein MSKGIALSVSASVLFAVMYYYTSLLTPLSGVEIFGWRMLLTVPCMTVFMIWSGEWKRVVEIVRRVIAKPKLIAGLFASSALLGVQLWLFMWAPLNGYSLDVSLGYFLLPLTMVLTGRIAYGERLSYLQKVAVVFACLGVINELYQVGGFSWATLLVCIGYPTYFVLRKRLKADNLGGLWLDMALTLPVAFWFVLSGAQGFGVFEQHPWLSLLIPVLGVISASALVVYIIASRLLPFSLFGLLSYVEPVLLLGVALLLGESIKAGEWLTYIPIWMAVLVLVFEGFKHLVRQRRP, from the coding sequence TTGTCTAAAGGTATCGCTCTATCGGTTTCAGCCTCGGTGCTGTTCGCCGTCATGTATTACTACACATCGTTGCTCACTCCCCTGAGCGGCGTGGAAATTTTTGGCTGGCGCATGCTGCTGACCGTGCCGTGCATGACCGTGTTCATGATCTGGTCCGGCGAATGGAAACGTGTCGTCGAGATTGTCCGGCGCGTGATCGCCAAGCCAAAACTGATCGCAGGTCTGTTTGCCTCCTCAGCCCTGCTGGGCGTACAACTCTGGCTGTTCATGTGGGCACCGCTCAACGGCTACAGCCTGGATGTCTCCCTCGGCTATTTCCTGCTGCCGCTGACCATGGTCTTGACCGGGCGCATTGCCTATGGCGAACGTCTCTCGTATCTGCAAAAAGTCGCCGTGGTGTTCGCCTGCCTCGGAGTGATCAACGAGTTGTATCAGGTTGGTGGTTTCTCCTGGGCGACCTTGCTGGTATGCATTGGCTACCCGACCTATTTCGTTCTGCGTAAACGCCTGAAGGCCGACAACCTCGGCGGCTTGTGGCTGGACATGGCGCTGACGCTGCCCGTGGCCTTCTGGTTCGTGCTGAGTGGCGCGCAAGGCTTCGGCGTGTTCGAGCAGCATCCGTGGCTGTCGCTGTTGATTCCGGTGCTGGGCGTGATCAGTGCGTCGGCACTGGTGGTTTACATCATTGCCAGCCGCTTGCTGCCCTTCAGCCTGTTCGGGTTGTTGAGTTATGTTGAACCGGTGCTGTTGCTGGGCGTGGCATTGTTGCTGGGGGAAAGTATCAAGGCCGGCGAGTGGCTGACGTACATTCCGATCTGGATGGCGGTGCTGGTGCTGGTGTTTGAAGGGTTCAAGCATCTGGTCCGACAGCGCAGACCCTAA
- a CDS encoding aldo/keto reductase gives MSYRTLGHSGLQVSTLTLGTMMFGEQTSTEDSLRIIDKAWDQGINFIDTADVYTNGRSEEIVGEAIVRRRQEWVLATKVGFGPVDGVPNRSGLSRKHIFNGIDASLVRLGTDYLDIYYLHREDHNTPLEVTVSAIGDLIRQGKIRYWGLSNYRGWRIAEVIRVADKLGVDRPVISQPLYNIVNRQAETEQLSAAQNYGLGVVPYSPLARGVLSGKYAPDVKPDANSRAGRADKRILETEWRVESLRIAQQIQQYTQQRGVGIVEFAIAWVLNNNAVTSAIVGPRTEAQWDAYTMAQAVNITAEDEAFIDSLVTPGHASTPGFNDVSHFVSGRKPHDV, from the coding sequence ATGAGCTATCGCACGCTGGGTCATTCAGGTCTTCAGGTGTCCACCCTGACCCTGGGCACGATGATGTTCGGCGAACAGACCAGCACCGAAGATTCCTTGCGGATCATCGACAAGGCCTGGGACCAGGGCATCAATTTCATCGACACCGCCGACGTCTACACCAACGGTCGCTCCGAAGAAATCGTCGGTGAAGCGATTGTCCGTCGCCGGCAGGAATGGGTACTCGCGACCAAAGTCGGTTTCGGCCCGGTGGACGGCGTTCCGAACCGCAGCGGTTTAAGCCGCAAGCACATCTTCAATGGCATCGATGCCAGCCTGGTGCGCCTGGGCACCGATTACCTCGACATCTATTACCTTCACCGCGAAGACCACAATACGCCGCTGGAGGTCACGGTATCGGCCATTGGCGATCTGATTCGCCAGGGCAAGATCCGTTACTGGGGCTTGTCCAACTATCGTGGCTGGCGCATCGCCGAGGTGATTCGTGTAGCCGACAAGCTGGGCGTCGACCGGCCGGTGATCAGCCAGCCGCTTTACAACATCGTCAACCGCCAGGCCGAAACCGAGCAGCTCAGCGCCGCGCAAAACTACGGACTTGGCGTGGTGCCTTACAGTCCGCTCGCGCGCGGCGTACTCAGCGGCAAGTACGCGCCGGATGTGAAGCCGGACGCCAACAGCCGTGCCGGGCGTGCGGACAAGCGAATTCTGGAAACCGAGTGGCGCGTCGAATCCTTGCGCATCGCCCAGCAAATCCAGCAGTACACCCAACAGCGCGGCGTTGGCATCGTTGAGTTCGCCATCGCCTGGGTGCTGAACAACAATGCGGTCACTTCAGCCATCGTCGGGCCCCGCACCGAAGCGCAGTGGGACGCCTACACTATGGCGCAAGCGGTGAACATCACTGCCGAAGACGAAGCGTTCATTGATTCACTGGTGACGCCGGGGCATGCGTCGACGCCGGGGTTCAATGATGTGAGCCATTTTGTGTCGGGCCGTAAACCACATGATGTCTGA
- a CDS encoding MFS transporter has protein sequence MSQSAVASQAIADDKNAVYKRITLRLIPFIFICYLFNYLDRVNVGFAKLQMLDALKFSETVYGLGAGIFFIGYVLCGVPSNLALTKFGPRRWIALMMITWGTLSTCLLFVTTPTEFYTLRLFTGAAEAGFFPGVVLYLSQWFPTFRRGRIMALFMSAIPVSGLLGSPFSGWILNHFAAGQGGLAGWQWMFLLQGIPTVVLGALAYFLLSDSYANAKWLTPFERSVLEADHAEDLASKPKTTTDSLLAVFKNPAIWAFGLIYFCIQSGVYAINFWLPSIIKNLGFSDNLMIGWLSAIPYLLAAVFMLIVGRSADLRKERRWHLVVPMLMGALGLLIAVNFAANPAIAILGLTIATMGALTGLPMFWPVPTAMLSAGAAAGGLALINSMGQMAGFLSPYLVGWVKDSTGSTDAALYLLAGVIVCGSLLALRMTRTLRA, from the coding sequence ATGTCACAGAGCGCCGTAGCGTCCCAGGCCATCGCTGACGATAAAAACGCCGTCTATAAACGCATTACCCTGCGTTTGATTCCGTTCATTTTCATCTGCTACCTGTTCAACTACCTCGACCGGGTGAACGTTGGATTTGCCAAGCTGCAGATGCTCGACGCGCTGAAATTCAGCGAAACCGTGTACGGCCTCGGGGCCGGGATCTTCTTTATCGGCTACGTGCTGTGCGGCGTACCGAGCAACCTGGCCCTGACCAAATTCGGTCCACGGCGCTGGATCGCGCTGATGATGATCACCTGGGGCACGCTGTCGACCTGCCTGCTTTTCGTCACCACACCGACCGAGTTCTATACATTGCGCCTGTTCACCGGCGCGGCCGAAGCCGGGTTCTTCCCGGGTGTGGTGCTGTACCTCTCGCAGTGGTTCCCGACCTTCCGCCGTGGCCGCATCATGGCGTTGTTCATGTCGGCGATCCCGGTTTCGGGTTTGCTCGGCAGTCCCTTCTCTGGCTGGATTCTCAATCACTTCGCCGCAGGCCAGGGTGGTCTTGCCGGCTGGCAGTGGATGTTCCTGCTGCAAGGTATTCCGACCGTTGTGCTCGGCGCACTGGCTTACTTCCTGCTCAGCGACAGCTATGCCAATGCCAAATGGCTGACCCCGTTCGAGCGCTCGGTGCTCGAAGCCGACCATGCCGAGGACCTTGCCAGCAAACCGAAAACCACCACCGATTCGCTGCTGGCGGTGTTCAAGAACCCGGCGATCTGGGCCTTCGGCCTGATCTACTTCTGTATCCAGAGCGGTGTCTACGCGATCAACTTCTGGCTACCGTCGATCATCAAGAACCTGGGCTTCAGCGATAATCTGATGATTGGCTGGCTCAGTGCGATTCCGTATCTGCTGGCGGCGGTGTTCATGTTGATCGTCGGACGCTCGGCAGACCTGCGCAAGGAACGTCGTTGGCATTTGGTTGTACCGATGCTGATGGGCGCGTTGGGTCTGTTGATCGCCGTAAACTTCGCCGCCAACCCGGCCATCGCCATCCTCGGCCTGACCATCGCAACCATGGGTGCCCTCACCGGCCTGCCAATGTTTTGGCCAGTGCCGACCGCGATGCTCAGCGCCGGTGCGGCTGCCGGTGGTCTGGCGTTGATCAACTCCATGGGGCAGATGGCCGGCTTCCTGAGCCCCTACCTGGTGGGTTGGGTCAAGGACAGCACCGGGTCGACCGATGCGGCGCTGTATCTGCTGGCGGGTGTCATCGTCTGCGGTAGTTTGCTGGCGTTGCGCATGACCCGAACCCTGCGCGCTTAA
- a CDS encoding sugar diacid recognition domain-containing protein, whose amino-acid sequence MFELDHDLAQDIVDRAMAILPYNVNVMDSQGLILGSGEPERVNTRHEGAQLVLANGRVVEIDAQTAIHLKGVQPGINLPLMLDQRLIGVLGITGEPEQLRTYAELVRMTAEMLVGQRNQQAEQQWRRQRCDDLLALLLSDAGSSPRLIDEAQQLGLKPQLTRVPYLFELGMEHGPGQTAEALNAWLTTRYPDSWCVNSAKSSLLWCRPASQSIENDRLLDKLDALGWNILRLAVGGQADGLSGLRRCYRRVGDLLAYGRDVLPGSRLLTLHRYRLPVMLWRHRNDDALDELLNPLRKVITKDNNGQLLATLRSWCEHDGQSQACADALGIHRNSLRYRMERIAELSGVDPLRLDGMLALYLGVQLLPQTDIHTP is encoded by the coding sequence ATGTTCGAACTCGATCACGACCTGGCCCAGGACATCGTCGACCGGGCGATGGCTATTCTGCCGTACAACGTCAATGTCATGGACAGCCAGGGCCTGATCCTCGGCAGCGGCGAACCTGAGCGGGTCAACACCCGACACGAAGGTGCGCAACTGGTGTTGGCCAACGGTCGTGTGGTGGAGATCGACGCGCAAACGGCGATCCATCTCAAGGGCGTGCAGCCGGGCATCAACCTGCCGCTGATGCTCGATCAGCGCTTGATCGGCGTACTCGGCATCACCGGTGAACCCGAGCAACTGCGCACCTATGCCGAACTGGTGCGCATGACCGCTGAAATGTTGGTGGGCCAGCGCAATCAGCAGGCCGAACAGCAATGGCGGCGCCAGCGTTGCGATGACCTGTTGGCGTTATTGCTCAGCGACGCCGGCAGTTCACCGCGGTTGATCGACGAAGCTCAGCAATTGGGCCTGAAGCCGCAATTGACCCGTGTGCCGTACCTGTTCGAGTTAGGCATGGAGCACGGACCAGGGCAAACCGCCGAGGCACTCAACGCCTGGCTGACGACCCGTTATCCCGACAGCTGGTGCGTGAACTCGGCGAAGTCTTCGCTGCTCTGGTGCCGACCGGCCAGTCAATCCATCGAGAATGACCGTTTGCTGGATAAGCTCGACGCCCTGGGTTGGAACATCCTGCGCCTGGCCGTAGGCGGGCAGGCCGATGGACTGAGCGGCTTGCGCCGTTGCTATCGCCGGGTTGGCGACTTGCTGGCCTACGGCCGCGATGTGCTGCCCGGTTCTCGATTGCTGACGCTCCATCGCTATCGCCTGCCGGTCATGCTCTGGCGTCACCGCAATGACGATGCCCTCGACGAGTTGCTGAATCCGCTGCGCAAGGTCATCACCAAGGACAACAACGGTCAGTTGCTGGCGACTCTGCGCAGTTGGTGCGAACACGACGGTCAGAGCCAGGCTTGCGCCGATGCCTTGGGGATTCATCGCAACAGCCTGCGCTATCGGATGGAGCGGATTGCCGAACTCAGTGGAGTTGACCCATTGCGCCTCGACGGCATGTTGGCGTTGTACCTGGGCGTGCAGCTACTGCCGCAGACCGATATACATACCCCGTAG
- a CDS encoding glycerate kinase has translation MKIVIAPDSFKDSLSAQGVADAIALGLAEVWPEAQLIKCPMADGGEGTVESILAACEGELRRNEVRGPLGATVNAAWGWLPQSHTAIIEMAEASGLQLVPVDQRDACISSTFGTGELIRAALDAGAQRVILAIGGSATNDGGAGAVQALGVKLLDAQGQTLAPGGLALSQLARIDLRDIDPRLAHVRFDIAADVNNPLCGPHGASVIFGPQKGATPEQVEQLDCALANFAGHCASALKRDVRDEPGSGAAGGLGFAAKAFLGAQFKAGVEVVAELVNLAEAVAGADLVITGEGRFDAQTLRGKTPYGVARIAKLQGVPVIVIAGTLGKGYQALYDHGIDAAFALASGPMSLDQACTQAPRLLRERATDIARVWWMASRTRG, from the coding sequence ATGAAAATCGTGATCGCCCCCGACTCGTTCAAAGACAGCCTCAGCGCCCAAGGCGTGGCCGATGCCATTGCGCTGGGATTGGCTGAAGTCTGGCCCGAAGCGCAATTGATCAAATGCCCGATGGCCGATGGCGGGGAAGGGACGGTCGAATCGATTCTCGCTGCCTGTGAAGGCGAGCTGCGCCGCAATGAAGTACGCGGTCCGCTGGGTGCAACGGTCAACGCCGCCTGGGGCTGGTTGCCGCAAAGCCACACCGCGATCATCGAAATGGCCGAGGCCAGTGGCTTGCAGTTGGTGCCCGTGGATCAGCGCGATGCCTGCATCAGTAGCACCTTTGGCACCGGCGAATTGATTCGCGCGGCCCTCGACGCCGGCGCGCAACGGGTGATTCTGGCGATTGGCGGCAGCGCGACCAACGACGGTGGTGCGGGCGCGGTGCAAGCCTTGGGCGTGAAGCTGCTCGATGCCCAAGGGCAGACCTTGGCGCCGGGTGGCCTGGCACTCTCGCAACTCGCGCGGATAGACCTGCGCGACATCGACCCGCGTTTGGCACACGTGCGTTTCGACATCGCCGCCGACGTCAACAATCCGCTGTGTGGCCCGCATGGCGCCTCGGTGATTTTCGGCCCGCAAAAAGGCGCTACACCCGAGCAGGTCGAACAACTGGACTGCGCCCTTGCGAATTTTGCGGGGCATTGTGCAAGCGCCTTGAAAAGGGATGTGCGCGACGAGCCCGGCAGCGGTGCGGCGGGTGGTTTGGGATTTGCCGCAAAGGCCTTCCTGGGCGCGCAATTCAAGGCCGGGGTCGAAGTGGTGGCGGAACTGGTGAACCTGGCCGAAGCGGTCGCTGGAGCCGATCTGGTGATCACGGGCGAAGGTCGTTTCGATGCACAGACCCTTCGCGGCAAGACGCCGTACGGCGTGGCACGCATCGCAAAACTACAAGGTGTGCCGGTCATTGTGATCGCCGGCACGCTGGGCAAGGGCTATCAAGCGCTGTACGACCACGGCATCGATGCAGCGTTTGCCCTGGCGAGCGGGCCGATGAGCCTGGACCAGGCGTGTACCCAGGCGCCGCGCCTGTTGCGTGAGCGAGCCACCGATATTGCCCGGGTCTGGTGGATGGCCAGCCGTACACGCGGATAG
- a CDS encoding 2-hydroxyacid dehydrogenase, protein MKKQVVLYKKLSPLLMARLQEQAEVTLIDSLDAQGMAKLRDSLPRAHGLLGASLKLDAELLDRAPHLQAIASVSVGVDNYDIDYLNERRILLSNTPDVLTETTADTGFALILASARRVVELANLVRSGEWKRNIGPPHFGSDVHGKTLGIIGMGRIGEALAQRGHFGFGMPVIYHSHSPKPAVEQRFRAQYRGLTELLQQADFICLTLPLTAETEGLIGAKEFALMRPDSIFINISRGKVVNEAALIDALSTGQIRAAGLDVFEREPLNPDSPLLRLNNVVATPHIGSATHETREAMAKCAVDNLLAALAGERPVNLVNARAWKA, encoded by the coding sequence ATGAAAAAGCAGGTCGTTCTGTACAAAAAACTTTCGCCGCTGCTCATGGCTCGCCTGCAGGAGCAGGCTGAGGTCACGCTGATCGACAGCCTTGATGCACAAGGCATGGCAAAACTGCGTGACAGCTTGCCCCGCGCCCACGGTCTGCTCGGCGCCAGCCTGAAACTGGATGCCGAACTGCTGGACCGGGCGCCGCACCTCCAAGCCATCGCCAGTGTCTCGGTGGGCGTCGACAACTACGACATTGACTACCTCAACGAGCGTCGGATCTTGCTCAGCAACACCCCTGATGTGCTGACAGAAACCACCGCCGACACCGGTTTCGCGCTGATTCTCGCCAGCGCCAGGCGAGTGGTGGAATTGGCGAATCTGGTTCGCTCAGGCGAATGGAAACGCAACATCGGCCCGCCGCATTTCGGCAGTGACGTGCACGGTAAAACCTTGGGCATCATCGGGATGGGACGTATTGGCGAGGCCTTGGCGCAGCGTGGGCATTTCGGTTTTGGTATGCCGGTGATCTACCACAGCCATTCGCCAAAACCGGCGGTGGAGCAACGTTTCAGAGCGCAGTACCGCGGCCTGACCGAGCTGTTGCAGCAAGCGGATTTCATATGCCTGACGTTGCCGTTAACCGCCGAAACCGAAGGCCTGATCGGTGCCAAAGAGTTCGCGCTAATGCGGCCCGACAGCATTTTCATCAACATTTCCCGAGGCAAGGTGGTCAATGAAGCAGCGTTGATCGATGCCTTGAGCACGGGTCAGATTCGTGCGGCGGGGCTGGATGTTTTCGAACGTGAGCCACTCAATCCTGATTCGCCGTTGTTGCGGCTGAACAACGTGGTGGCGACGCCGCACATCGGCTCTGCAACCCATGAAACACGTGAAGCCATGGCCAAGTGTGCGGTAGATAACCTGTTGGCGGCGCTGGCGGGTGAGCGGCCGGTGAATCTGGTGAATGCCAGGGCGTGGAAAGCTTGA
- a CDS encoding MFS transporter: MKTATLATRRWWYIMPIVFITYSLAYLDRANYGFAAASGMAADLMITPGLSSLLGALFFLGYFFFQVPGAIYAQKHSVKKLIFVSLILWGSLATLTGIVSNAYWLIVIRFMLGVVEAAVMPAMLIYLCHWFTRAERSRANTFLILGNPVTMLWMSVVSGYLVQHYSWRWMFIVEGLPAVLWAFIWWRLADDRPAQAKWLSEQEKQDLESALAAEQVGIKAVKNYAEAFRSPKVIILALQFFCWSIGVYGFVLWLPSILKAGAQMDMIQAGWLSALPYLAAVIGMLLVSWGSDKLQKRKRFVWPPLLIASIAFYGSYALGAEHFWWSYALLVLAGACMYAPYGPFFAIIPEILPANVAGGAMALINSMGALGSFGGSYLVGYLNSSTGSPGASFLLMSGALMLSVVLTVLLKPGASDREQTTIARTATAHS; this comes from the coding sequence ATGAAAACCGCAACGCTCGCCACCCGCCGCTGGTGGTACATCATGCCCATCGTGTTCATTACCTACAGCCTGGCGTATCTGGATCGTGCCAACTACGGTTTCGCCGCCGCTTCAGGCATGGCCGCCGACCTGATGATCACCCCGGGCCTGTCATCGCTGCTCGGCGCGCTGTTCTTCCTCGGATACTTTTTCTTCCAGGTGCCGGGGGCGATCTACGCGCAAAAGCATAGCGTGAAGAAACTGATTTTCGTCAGCCTGATTCTCTGGGGCAGCCTGGCAACGTTGACCGGCATCGTCTCCAACGCCTACTGGCTGATCGTCATCCGCTTCATGCTCGGTGTGGTCGAAGCGGCGGTGATGCCGGCGATGCTGATCTATCTGTGCCATTGGTTCACCCGCGCGGAACGCTCGCGGGCCAACACCTTCCTGATTCTCGGCAACCCGGTGACCATGCTCTGGATGTCGGTGGTCTCGGGCTATCTGGTGCAGCACTACAGCTGGCGCTGGATGTTCATCGTCGAAGGTTTGCCGGCGGTGCTCTGGGCATTCATCTGGTGGCGGCTGGCCGATGATCGTCCGGCCCAGGCCAAGTGGCTCAGCGAGCAGGAAAAACAGGATCTGGAAAGCGCCCTGGCCGCCGAACAGGTCGGCATCAAAGCGGTAAAAAATTACGCCGAAGCGTTCCGCTCGCCCAAGGTGATCATCCTGGCCCTGCAGTTTTTCTGCTGGAGCATCGGCGTATATGGTTTCGTGCTGTGGCTGCCGTCGATCCTCAAGGCTGGCGCGCAAATGGACATGATCCAGGCCGGATGGCTGTCGGCATTGCCTTATCTGGCGGCCGTCATCGGCATGCTGTTGGTGTCGTGGGGTTCGGACAAACTGCAGAAACGCAAGCGCTTCGTCTGGCCGCCGCTGCTGATTGCTTCGATTGCCTTCTACGGTTCCTACGCCCTGGGCGCCGAACATTTCTGGTGGTCGTACGCCCTGCTGGTGCTCGCCGGCGCCTGCATGTACGCGCCGTATGGCCCGTTCTTCGCGATCATCCCGGAAATCCTCCCGGCCAACGTTGCGGGTGGCGCCATGGCGCTGATCAACAGCATGGGTGCGCTAGGTTCATTTGGCGGCTCTTATCTGGTCGGTTACCTGAACAGCTCCACCGGTTCGCCCGGCGCATCGTTCCTGTTGATGAGCGGCGCATTGATGCTTTCGGTGGTGCTGACCGTACTCCTCAAGCCCGGTGCCAGCGACCGTGAGCAGACCACGATAGCGCGTACCGCCACCGCCCATTCCTGA
- a CDS encoding sugar kinase, which yields MSEIDILSFGETMAMFVAEQTGDLASVNAFHKRIAGADSNVAIGLSRLGFNVAWLSRVGADSLGRFVIDTLEKEGLDCRHVDIDTAHPTGFQFKSRTDDGGDPVVEYFRRGSAASHLSAHSIVPGLLNARHLHATGIPPALSETARQMTFELMSRMRDGGRSVSFDPNLRPSLWASEQLMITEINRLAALAHWVLPGLSEGRLLTGFVEPADIAAFYLDQGAEAVVIKLGAHGAYYRTHLDCGFVAGVPVRTVVDTVGAGDGFAVGVISALLENHSIVDAVQRANWIGSRAVQSRGDMEGLPTRTEMLAEFETAIASRLAPTLERVPL from the coding sequence ATGTCTGAGATCGATATCCTCTCGTTCGGCGAAACCATGGCGATGTTCGTCGCCGAGCAAACCGGTGACCTGGCCAGCGTCAACGCTTTCCACAAACGCATAGCCGGCGCTGACAGCAACGTCGCCATTGGCCTGTCGCGGCTGGGCTTCAACGTCGCGTGGCTGAGCCGGGTCGGTGCCGACTCTCTGGGTCGGTTCGTGATCGACACGCTGGAAAAAGAAGGTCTGGACTGCCGCCACGTCGACATCGACACCGCCCATCCCACCGGCTTTCAGTTCAAGTCCCGCACCGATGACGGCGGTGATCCCGTCGTCGAGTACTTTCGCCGGGGTTCGGCGGCCAGTCACTTGTCGGCGCATTCGATCGTTCCAGGGCTACTCAATGCACGGCATCTGCACGCCACCGGCATTCCACCGGCGCTGTCGGAAACGGCTCGGCAGATGACGTTCGAATTGATGAGCCGCATGCGTGATGGTGGGCGCAGCGTGTCCTTCGATCCCAACCTGCGCCCAAGCCTGTGGGCCAGCGAGCAACTGATGATCACTGAGATCAACCGCCTCGCCGCCCTCGCCCATTGGGTGTTGCCGGGGTTGAGCGAAGGTCGGTTGCTGACCGGTTTCGTCGAGCCGGCCGACATCGCCGCGTTTTACCTCGACCAGGGCGCCGAGGCCGTGGTGATCAAACTGGGGGCGCACGGCGCTTATTACCGCACGCACCTGGATTGCGGTTTTGTTGCCGGCGTGCCCGTGCGAACGGTGGTCGATACGGTCGGTGCCGGCGACGGTTTTGCTGTCGGCGTGATCAGCGCGCTGTTGGAAAACCACAGCATTGTCGACGCCGTGCAGCGTGCCAACTGGATTGGCAGCCGAGCGGTGCAGAGCCGAGGAGATATGGAGGGGTTGCCGACCCGTACCGAAATGCTCGCTGAATTTGAGACCGCCATCGCGAGCAGGCTCGCTCCCACATTAGAACGCGTTCCCCTGTAG
- a CDS encoding sugar phosphate isomerase/epimerase family protein, translating into MNKPPVSISLSSYGADLVRQRGQGSFIEILAAAGATHIEWREELLTTEAPAQLAQATQAEGLQSVYSSPMELWLAGQSKPNPELVSALQRAQVFGAKWLKVSLGYFTDNSDLQTLARMLIASPLQLLVENDQTLQGGRIEPFQRFFDEVERHSLTIKMTFDIGNWHWQDQSAASAAQLLGRYVGYVHCKAVTRRADGKLVAIPPAASDQQQWEHLLRHMAQGVMRAAEYPLQGDDLLQLTTEHVAALAQLGQSQRESAHV; encoded by the coding sequence ATGAACAAACCACCCGTTTCCATCAGCCTCTCAAGCTACGGCGCCGACCTGGTGCGCCAGCGAGGCCAGGGCAGTTTCATCGAAATATTGGCCGCCGCCGGCGCCACTCACATCGAATGGCGCGAAGAGCTACTGACCACTGAAGCCCCCGCGCAATTGGCTCAAGCCACTCAAGCTGAGGGCCTGCAAAGTGTGTACTCCTCGCCGATGGAGCTGTGGCTCGCCGGCCAATCCAAACCCAATCCCGAACTGGTCAGCGCCCTGCAGCGCGCCCAGGTATTCGGCGCGAAATGGCTGAAAGTGTCGTTGGGGTACTTCACAGACAACAGTGACCTGCAAACCCTGGCCCGAATGCTTATAGCGAGCCCCCTGCAGCTGCTGGTTGAGAACGATCAGACCCTGCAGGGTGGCCGCATCGAACCTTTCCAGCGGTTTTTCGATGAAGTCGAACGGCACAGCCTGACAATCAAAATGACTTTCGATATCGGCAACTGGCATTGGCAGGATCAGTCCGCTGCCAGCGCCGCACAGTTGCTCGGCCGTTATGTCGGTTATGTGCACTGCAAAGCAGTCACTCGACGCGCCGACGGCAAACTGGTCGCCATCCCACCCGCCGCCAGCGATCAGCAACAGTGGGAACACCTGCTGCGGCACATGGCCCAAGGCGTTATGCGGGCCGCGGAGTACCCGCTGCAAGGCGACGATCTGCTGCAACTGACCACCGAACACGTCGCCGCCCTCGCCCAACTCGGCCAGTCGCAACGGGAGAGCGCTCATGTCTGA
- a CDS encoding LacI family DNA-binding transcriptional regulator, whose protein sequence is MNDFSAAQRSRVTMLDVAEHAKVSKASVSRFIGEDRALLSDAIAQRIEQSIAELGYRPNQMARGLKRGRTRLIGMLVADIRNPYSIAVMHGVETACRQHGYSLVVCNTDRDDEQERQHLALLRSYNIEGLIVNTLGHHRNELHELHREMPLVLVDRKVEHLESDMVGLDNPAAVAMALTHLEERGYRDVLMVTEPFDGTSSRIERVDSFKAQVEHRPALRGTLIETGSDLTARLKDFLESPGPGPKALFCANGVAALASTYALRDLKCKLFEDVGLIALDDLDWYPLVGSGITALAQPTSAIGASAFECLLKRLRGDDGAVRTLDFSAQLIIRGSTLGISQ, encoded by the coding sequence GTGAACGATTTTTCCGCCGCCCAGCGCAGCCGCGTGACCATGCTTGACGTGGCCGAACACGCCAAGGTCTCCAAGGCCAGCGTCTCGCGGTTCATCGGCGAAGACCGCGCCTTACTCTCCGATGCCATTGCCCAGCGCATCGAGCAGTCCATTGCCGAATTGGGCTATCGCCCGAACCAGATGGCCCGGGGTCTGAAGCGCGGGCGCACGCGCCTGATCGGCATGCTGGTGGCCGACATTCGCAACCCTTATTCAATCGCCGTGATGCATGGGGTGGAAACCGCCTGCCGCCAGCACGGTTACAGCCTGGTGGTGTGCAACACCGACCGCGATGATGAACAGGAACGCCAGCACCTGGCCCTGCTGCGCTCGTACAACATCGAAGGCCTGATCGTGAACACCCTCGGCCATCACCGCAACGAATTGCACGAACTGCACCGGGAAATGCCCCTGGTACTGGTGGATCGCAAAGTCGAGCATCTTGAAAGCGACATGGTCGGACTGGACAACCCCGCAGCGGTGGCCATGGCCCTCACCCATCTTGAAGAACGCGGCTACCGCGATGTATTGATGGTGACGGAGCCGTTCGACGGCACCAGTTCGCGGATCGAGCGGGTCGACAGCTTCAAGGCTCAGGTCGAACATCGCCCGGCCCTGCGCGGCACGTTGATCGAAACCGGCAGCGATTTGACTGCACGGCTGAAAGACTTTCTTGAATCGCCAGGCCCCGGCCCAAAAGCGCTGTTTTGCGCCAACGGAGTTGCGGCACTGGCCAGCACCTATGCGTTGCGTGATCTCAAGTGCAAGCTGTTTGAGGACGTGGGTTTGATCGCCCTGGATGACCTGGATTGGTATCCCCTGGTGGGCAGTGGCATTACCGCCCTCGCCCAGCCAACCAGCGCAATTGGCGCCAGTGCGTTTGAGTGTTTGCTCAAGCGGTTGCGCGGGGATGACGGTGCGGTGCGGACGCTGGATTTTTCGGCGCAGTTGATCATTAGAGGGTCGACCCTTGGGATTTCTCAGTGA